The Malus domestica chromosome 13, GDT2T_hap1 genome includes a window with the following:
- the LOC103423738 gene encoding probable xyloglucan galactosyltransferase GT14 produces MEKLLAGKCYREVWFGVLVSFFLFFVLLCFDYSTSILDVYHGVDFLVIQHVRPFYIKDSCFGRYIYIHDHLPARFNYDLLANCHSLSTGSKSLSDQGANTSDNMCPHLVNSGLGPQIEKPGKVLANKSWFLTNPYLLEVIFHNKMKTYKCLTNNSNLASAIYVPSYTGLDASLHLWNFDLKVRDASAKDLVNWLSRRPQWKKMWGRDHFFVTGRTSWDFRRTSDNGSDWGTNLRFLPESLNMSMLSVEGSCWRNDLPIPYPTNFHPASDSEVVQWQNRVRKYKRHHLFSFVGAPRPGMQNSIRGKLIDQCQASSNCKFVHCGSPGINCNDPVTVMRVFEKSVYCLQPPGDSHTRRSAFDSLLAGCIPVFFHPATAYTQYLWHLPEKHTKYSVFIPVKEVEDLKEGMIEKTLLGISNEKALAMREEVIRLVPKLVYADPRSRLESEDAFDSALQGILERIENVRKVIREGKDPSTGFADEDWTKFMLAEAPEQ; encoded by the coding sequence ATGGAGAAACTACTCGCCGGAAAGTGCTACAGAGAAGTCTGGTTTGGTGTACTAGTCTCATTTTTCTTGTTCTTTGTATTGCTTTGCTTTGATTATTCAACTTCAATATTGGATGTCTACCATGGGGTTGATTTTTTAGTCATTCAACATGTTCGTCCATTCTACATCAAAGATTCGTGTTTCGGCCGCTATATTTACATCCACGATCATCTTCCCGCAAGGTTCAACTATGATCTCCTCGCAAACTGCCATTCTCTTTCGACAGGGAGCAAGTCCCTTAGTGATCAAGGTGCTAATACTAGCGACAATATGTGTCCTCACCTTGTGAATTCGGGTCTTGGTCCTCAAATCGAAAAACCCGGAAAGGTTTTGGCAAACAAGAGTTGGTTCCTCACCAATCCCTACTTGTTAGAAGTTATATTCCACAACAAGATGAAGACGTACAAATGCTTGACGAACAACTCCAATCTGGCTTCGGCCATTTATGTACCGTCCTATACTGGCCTCGATGCAAGTCTCCACCTGTGGAATTTTGATCTCAAAGTCAGGGACGCTTCTGCGAAAGATCTTGTGAATTGGCTTTCGAGGAGGCCCCAGTGGAAGAAAATGTGGGGGAGAGATCATTTTTTTGTTACCGGGAGGACTTCTTGGGATTTCAGGAGGACCTCGGACAATGGTTCTGATTGGGGTACTAATTTGAGGTTTTTGCCGGAATCATTGAACATGAGTATGTTGTCGGTTGAAGGAAGTTGTTGGAGAAATGACCTTCCTATACCGTACCCCACAAACTTTCATCCTGCGAGCGACAGTGAGGTTGTTCAATGGCAGAACAGAGTGAGGAAGTACAAAAGGCATCACTTGTTCTCTTTCGTGGGCGCGCCGCGGCCTGGCATGCAAAATTCCATTCGGGGCAAACTCATTGATCAATGCCAAGCTTCGAGTAATTGCAAATTCGTGCATTGTGGTTCTCCTGGGATTAATTGTAACGACCCGGTTACGGTTATGAGGGTATTCGAGAAGTCGGTCTATTGCTTGCAGCCTCCGGGGGACTCACATACTAGGAGATCAGCATTTGATTCTTTACTTGCTGGTTGTATTCCGGTCTTCTTCCATCCTGCGACTGCGTACACGCAGTACTTATGGCATTTGCCGGAGAAACATACCAAGTATTCGGTGTTTATTCCGGTGAAGGAAGTGGAAGATTTGAAAGAAGGCATGATTGAAAAAACATTGCTTGGAATTTCAAATGAGAAGGCATTGGCAATGAGGGAGGAGGTCATAAGGCTGGTACCAAAGCTGGTGTACGCAGATCCTAGGTCGAGATTAGAGAGCGAAGACGCGTTCGATTCAGCATTACAGGGAATTCTTGAGAGGATAGAGAATGTTAGGAAGGTGATTAGAGAAGGCAAGGATCCTAGTACTGGTTTTGCAGATGAGGATTGGACTAAATTCATGCTTGCTGAGGCGCCAGAACaataa